The genome window AACCTTTAATTGTGGTAATGTAATTCTCTTGCCTTATTAGGCATTAAATTTATTTAATACACACTTATTATTTTCCTTGCTGGAATACTGGAGGCATTGCTTTTAGACTGATATAGTTATGTACCTGTGTATTAAATGTCACTGCACATTCCCAGTATTTAAAGTGTCATTTATTATGGGAGTGTGTCTTCCTTTAAGGAATATGTTCCACTATTTGGGCATTATTCAAAGGTCCTTTGTCATTCAGAGTCAACTGGTAATGGAATATACACTGACCTGGGCTTatatttccaattttctctctctcactcactctatcctgaAGGGACTCACTGAAGTATGGCTCCGTAGCTGTTTGTAATCACTGCAGTAACTTGCGTCACTGCCGAGCCCAGTgctatcctcacccaatgtctaAGCAGATGACATATTTTCCAGCAGATTGCACTAGATAGTGATTGAGCTGGAATCCTGGTTGATatccctttcactccccctcccttctcctaACCGATACTGAGGTCAATGGTAGTACTCCCATCACCAGATTCAGCAGAGCCTGACAATCAAAAaagcttcctggtctgtatggctcaccaGGCTCATTTACACTGAGTTACCAGGGGAACTGACTTATTTTGAGTCCTTGCAGGAAATGTGTGTTTGCTACATGGAACTGGAACTCCACAGAAAGAGACCTAACACAGTGTTGGAGAGTTGTTGATTCCTGAATCAAAGCCTGGCGATTTAACAATGGTTATTGTTAGCGGGATGGCATTGGCTGATTTGATGTTTTGTAATTGAAACGTTATTTTGGTTAACTGCAGCACCTCTGGTGTTGGAGGTGTGTTATGCCTTTATGTTAATGCAGTTTAGATAAACTGAGGGCACATAATCACCTGCCCAAATCACATTTAACTAATTACGGAACCCACAGCCAACCCAAACTGTTTGTAAATATAACCCTGGCTGCCAGTTTTAGTGATATTCAGCGGCGTGCTCATGCCTGTCATGGCTGCCTGATTAGACACTTCGCTCCCATGTTTCCCAGATGTCCTTTATATGTGAACAGTGAGATAATCACACAAATGATTCCTTTAATTCTAAGTTTAGTAACCTAATAAAAAAGACAATTTTGGCAAAAAAATATTATGTGCTGGTTGGTATGTTTAAATCTTGTTCTGCTACCATTGGATAATCTAGAGCAGAGTGGTCTGTccacagggaggagaggggaatgaaGAGAACCTTTCTACAGAACAGCCTTGGCCCTCAGCAGTTCACTTTGTGTCAAGTAATCAGTGTAGTTTTTCTATGGGCCAGATTCAAGAAGAACTGATTGGAGGGGAAACAGAGAGGCTAAAAAGAAGTATGGATCCTATGTAAATTCATGTACTGACCAGAATCCCTACAATGTTCTAATGTTATGCTTAAATGCAAAATCTTGCAAGATTTAAGAAAAAAACCTGCTAGTTCTAATGTTACAATTAAAATTACTTGAGATCATGCAAGAATGCTTATAAATGGTGATCGCCTACTGCCTAGTATCTGCATTGCTGCAGTAATGGGATCCTGACTTGAGCAGACCGGTTGCCTTTATTTGATTGGGACCATCTacaagggaagagagagggggtgaaattcaactttggtagGTGTGCAAAACGGGCAAATGCAGaagttaatggaaaagaaaattaggtTGGGTGTATGAAGTGTGGTCGATCCACTGCTGCACGTTTTGCGTTTCCGCCAAAGTTGAATATCATCCCCACAGATTCTGTTAATAAATTTCTTTGCTGACTCCATATTGCATGTAAGCGGAATTGACTAATGTTGAATTGAGgagtttcaatatttatttttGTCTTTCAGCCTAACCTGTACCCGACTGTGGGACTTCAAACGCCGGGTGAGATAGTAGATGCTAACTTTGGGCAGCAGCCATTTGTGTTTGACATAGAAGATTACATGCGAGAGTGGAGGGCTAAGATTCATGGCACAATTGAGCGATTCCCCATAGGAGACCGATTAGGGGAGTGGCAGACGATGCTGCAAAAGTAAGAAATGCTGCTCCTAGTTTGTCGTACAAAGAGGGTTAGCTGATTGCTTTGGTACCACATTTAAACTAGCTCATTATGTGAGAATTTGTTTTATAGCATGGTGTCGTCCTACCTGGTTCATCATGGGTACTGTGCaacagcaactgcctttgccagAGCAACAGGGCAGACCATTCAAGAGGAGCAAAGCTCAATCAAAAACAGACAGCGTAAGTCTGGCAgtgatgtatgtgtgtgtgtaacatttgaaatttcTGTTTTAAGTTGTCTCAGTTGCTAACTGCCCAATATGGAGCTGAGCCATATAAACCATAAAAGCTCCAAGGGCTGAATTATCTAATATTAGCTAAGGTGGCAGTAGGGGCATTTTAGTTAGCCTCTGCACCCTTAGGCTAGAGGCAGAAAAATCAGCAAGGGCTCCTAATACTGATCAACGTTCAGTGACACTGCTGTACAGTGAAAATGATTCCTCGAGCATGGTTAGGGTCAAGTTCAGCTATGGTGTCCCCTGCAGTGAAAAAGTCTGCTGACACactggtagattttcaacttgctaccCAGGAGTAAAACTAGCATTGCGGATCGGCCGACgataattgaaatcaatggaaatgacaatctggtggtttctataacaggtgtctgatctgcaatgccagttttacacctgggcgacaagttgaaaatctacaccACATTGCTTGGGTTCATGCGTGACTAATGACCAGTTGAACAAAGCACTGAAGGGCTGTTGGTGCCCACAGAATTGTACCTTAGCATGAGTGCGTTCAGGATGGGAGGGTGAAAAAAGTAAATTCAGTCGTTTGAATCAATACGATCTTTGTATCTCCTTTATGTCGGCTTCGTCACGCAGCAAACTTTATCTGAATACATTTTACCTCCTGTCGGAGAACTGGAGAGTAAAAGTCAGAAGGTACTGATTTTACCAACCCCTTTAAGATCATTTCCAATGCTTGAAGGTTTTAATAATTCTCCTGTTCTCTATTTCTATGAGTATAGTAGTAAAGGGAAAGGATGCTGAATacagtacaggcatgtgagtgaaATCAGATGGAAGTGATCTGCAGTGAAGTCCTATGCTGGAAGCAACTAAATGTGCAGGTGTCTTGTGAATATTGCATGGTTTTACTACTCAAAGCATCACTTGAAATGTTCACACTTGAAATGTTCACATCAAAATAAAGCTACAGCAGAGACCATTACATAATGAAGCTGAGCTGACTAATAGAGTCTTTACCGTGCTTCTAAATAAACTTTCACAAAATGATTGTGGGCAATGAGTAACCGACCCTCAATCCATTATTTTGGCTCCCATCTGCCTCTGTAAATGTGATTATTGCTCTGCTTTTGACTATCAATAAACTGCCTCTGGGGAGGTTGTCTGCCCCCTGGAGGCATAAAATCAGTCTTGCCCTCTATTTCAGTACcagtacttcagtgcagtacttggGGAGTATTCTGTTGTCAGAgcaactgtctttcagatgatacaTTAAATTAAGGCAGTGACTGCCTGattaggtggatgtagaagatttcATGGCACTATGTCCTGACTAACATTCATTCTTCAACcaacacagattaactggtcattcgtcgcattgctgtttgtgggaccttgctgtgtgcagttggttgctgtgtttgcctacgtaacatcaataaccacacttcaaaagtaattaatttgctGTTTCCACAATGATTGGTAGAAGTTGTTGGAGCaaaacaaacattttttaaaaacagagttCAAATATCAAAGACTGAGATTTAAACAGCACTTCTCTAATCTAAGAATCCAATCTACGTCTAGTTGTCCATTTCATTTGAAATGGAAATAGTTTCCAAACAGTATCTTTTAAAAGAAAGTACTGCTGTTTCTCCTGCAAATACAGGATTGGATGGGGTCATGAATATTCCAACAAAAATGAAAAGAATGAAACTGAATTTCACCACTAATTGCAGccatcaccctctctctttcaggAATACAAAAGCTAGTTTTAGCAGGAAGAGTGGGTGAGGCTATAGAAGCAACACAACAACTATACCCAGGGCTGCTTGAGCGTAACCCAAACCTGCTCTTCATGTTAAAGTAAGTATACTCATACACCAGACTCAATGCATTTGATTAAAGTtgacagaggggggagaggggtgcgaTTTCACCCAAAATGGGCAGAAAGTTGATGGTGCATCCACGGCGCCCACCTGATGGATTTACTGGGAGGCACAAACCAACAttcgaaattgacgggcaggaaaagaccaactagtccatctagcctgtcctacACCATGTTGCTGGACCGTCATGGCTAAACGCTacatccccgcccccccccaccccccggcaacGGGCCGCAGTACTTTTCTGCCTGGAGGAGCAATAATACCTATTCGGCCCCACTTTAACTAGTCCAGGCCGTTTTTGAAGCTGCCTCTAGCGGTCTCTTTAATGAATGGCAGTTAGGCCACTCAGTGCCTGGTGCAAATAGGCGGAGTGTGTATTTGAAAATTGCAAACGGGTTCCAACAACCCGCGTACGACCCTGATTTGCCTGTTTCGACATCAAGCGGGCTTAGGCATCCAAAGGGCGGGCAGTTTCCCTGATGTTATCGGCTGCCAGATGACTTGTAAACAGGGCAGCTGGCAGTTAAAAATCGCTCATGAGATgttcttcaaaaataatttattttgacTTTTTAATGTTGTCTGTTCCTACCATCATGCTTAGGAGTTACTCTTCGTTAATTTTGTGCAGATGTCGGCAGTTTGTGGAGATGGTGAATGGTACAGACAGTGAAGTGCGCTGTTTCAGTGCCCGTAGTCCCAAGTCCCAAGATAGCTACCCTGGATCACCCAACATGAGCCCCAGGCATGGAGCCAATAACTCTCACCTCAACAATGCAGGTACAGTACTGAACCATTTCTGCACATCAACTCAGGCAATGTTATTGACTGGAAAAGAATCCTCCCCCCAGTTCTCCATGGCGTTCACATGTTCTCTGGATGTTGTATTTGGTTTAAACACTAGCTAAGAGAATAATCTGACTCGAGCTCTATGGATTTACACCAGATCAGTGGGTTCTGTTTTTAGACTTTTTGTGCACTGGGGTTTCAGGGGATATTAGCAGATGGGCACTTCTGCTGAGATAGTATTGATCTTTTCCCAGTGCAGGTAAGGAGCAAGAGAGAGGCACAGGCTATAGGAAAATGGTTTTCAAACTACAGTCGTGCACCTCCCCCCACCTAGTCATTGTGTATTATTCTCCAATTTTCCTCCCCCGCCACCTCATGATGGGAAACCAAGGCTCGAGGACAATCCCACTCTCGAATAACGTTCACGTCCATGTTCCCCAGCTGCTACTATTGCCAAAAATCAGGAGCAGCATTCCATTTATCACAAACATAGCTCTGAAAATCAAGCCCTGAAGAACAGACCCAAGAATCTTCCAGTGAAGTATCTTTCTGCACCAGACCAAAATGACACTATTTGTTGCTGATTTTCTTAGCTGCTGCTTTTTGATTTGTTTGCTGTAATGGTTCTGCACAGATCTTTGCTTTCTTGCCTCTGCACGGCACTCTCCGAGCCACAAGCGCAGGTTTGTTGAGCCTGCGGATCATTCCTGAGACTCTGATATTTTGTCTCCATGTCtgcagaaaagcaaaatattgtgttGAATAGACTTTCAGTGAGAAGGATATTTTTGGCCTGCTGACCAAGGAGCAGATCATggttgtggagagggagatgtagggTAAACAAAACATTATCAAACTGCAGTTTAAAGACTAACAGCCATGTTGTTAGGCCTAGTAGTTAGTGAGATACTCCTTTTACTGTACTTAAATATTTTGTGCTTTGCAGGAGCAGATAGCCCAAACTGCAGCAATGGGGTTGTGTCGTCAAAAAGCAAACCAGTCCACAACAAATATCCAGCTATAAGTTCCTCATCTTCATCTTCTtcgtcctcttcctcaccctcctcTGTAAACTATTCAGAGTCCAATTCCACAGACTCTTCCAAATCCCAGCAGCACAGTAGTACAAGTAACCAGGAAACCAGGTATGTCTGACACAATGCTGCCCTGCTGtttaagatttaaaaaaagaaaggggATGTATATTATATGCAAGGCAATTAGATTTccattttcacagaaaaatgatcagaatcacagaATGCGACGGCCAAAACATTAATAAAGGTCTTTGAATCCCttctaataaaaatggaatttgacttattcagtcattgTAAACCAGCGGTCCTGAAAATAGTAGGACTGCACTTGATAATATTTTGgaactggggtagattttctgtGAAACTCTAGGTCCTCCTCTGATTCGACCAGAGTCAACAAGCATAGCACCTTGTGGCGATACTTTATAGAGTATTAGGTTTATTTTACATTAGGTATGatgtatttttaaatatttgtgtAATATATATTTCCGTATGCCAGGTTAGCAGCCCACACAACAATTTTTGTATTGCTGGGGTCTGACAGGTTCCAatttattcattttatttttcaaaactTTTGCCGTGATGAAGCTGCAGTTTTTCTTCCTCTTGTGCAACCAGTGatttggctcatttggtagcattcttgcttcttaatcagaaggttgtgacttTAAGACTCGAACACATAAACTAAGCTAGTATTTTATCACAGTACTGTATTGCCAGCCTTTCGTTAAATTGAGGCTCCATTTGCCTATTCTGATGAACATTGAAGATTCCaaagcaatattttttttatttgttcatgggatgtgggcgtcgctggcaaggccagcatttattgccatccctaattgtccttgagaaggtggtagtgagccgcctttttgaaccgctgcagtcggtgtggtgaaggttctcccacagtgctgttaggtagggagttccaggattttgacccagcaacgatgaaggaacagagatatatttccaagacgggatggtgtgtcacttggaggggaacgtgcaggtggtgttcccatgtgcctgctgcccttgtccttctaggtggtacaggtcgtgggtttaggaggtgctgtcaaagaagccttggcgagttgctccattgcatcctgtagatggtacacactgcagtcacggtgcaccggtggtgaagggagtgaatgtttagggtggtggatggggtgccaatcaagcgggctgctttgtcctggatggtgtcgagcttcttgagtgttgttggagctgcactcatccaggcaagtggagagtattccatcacactcctggcttgtgccttgtagatggtggaaaggctttggggagtcaggaggggagtcactcgctgcagaatacccagcatctgacctgctcttgtagccacagtatttatgtggctggtccagttaagtttctggtcagtggtgacccccaggatgttgatggtgggggactcggcgatggtaatgcccttgaatgtcACGGGGAATATTCAAAGACGTTATGAATCCACAAGCCACCACTGTTCGACTAGTGTTTTGGCAAATATTCCTCTCTCAACTAAtatcatcaaaaacagattaactcgtcattcatttcattggcccggaaattgctcaagaaataacggtgaggctaacaaggCTCACTGTTCTTTtaggggcaaatggaagagcaagttctggcaagCATGCCGatgcagtcaaacgcagaaatctggaacttactcttcctgattccctgctaaTCTGACAGCTTCGCGTTAAAGAAATATCtcaggctgcaatcaatggaccagcgtgaaGTTGCTCTTttacccagctggaaactaactaatctcgccagaaaaaataTACCCTGAGTTAAATCAGGTCTGAACTAACTTTTAAGgacgtggtaagtattaatgactgccaaacaacatctctggtactaaaaattaacttttagaaatgtggagtctcattactcccaattttaatagattttagatgtttaaacattttttaaattaaaaaatttgtaAAATTTTttcttatctcagtcttttaatttctctttatttcgctttcactATCTGATTTTGTAGTACATTTACTAAACACTTGCTGGTTCTTGATCTACAcggtttgtgaatgagcttcacttcctggttctcacagtgtgacttgcttcaagctgattggtggaggggacacagagctcctttcctcctctcacagctcaTGGAAGCCTGGGAACGaccgctgcacttcttgcaggtctGAATTAAACAAGTTGGCACCCAGAAGCCCgagaaaagtttgtgggtgagttagttacttacaaGCAGCGGACGACGCCTGTTCGCCGTTCACCGCTATTTTTGTGCAAAATGGATGCTcacctacataacagcagtgatggcacttcaaagtaattcactgatatgaagtgttttgggatgttccTGTGAaatggtgttatataaatgcaagctgtttctGTCTGCTAATCCCCACTGTAGTGTTGGAGTAACTGTATTAATATAGCTGTTAACAAAGATACGTAATCAATGTGAGATGCAACTCAAACTCCAGATGTTTTTTTTCACCTACAGCCTGATGTGTTCTATCTGATCATCTATGGCATTAAAGTGGCTAATTTATAGGGCGCAGTTTCAGTGCTTATGAACTACTAGGAGAAGTGACAAAAGATACCAGAACAGTGATGACTTGTGGATTCGTAATGTCTTAGCGTTCTTCTACCTTGCAACAGAATATGATTGCTGATTTGGTAATGAGGTTAAGTGTGGAAGGGGAATAAAGAACTTGATGGGATGTGTGAGAGAGTAATGTGAAGTATGAGGTCAGGATCATATTCAATGTTCTGGTATCAGTCTTCCAATTCTAAACAGTCTCCAAAACACAATAGCAGTGATGGAGAGGAGAATAAGTGTGAGGAAAATTAGCACCTATTTGAAATGTTTTTTGTTGGGAGATGCTGCAGCTTTGGAGCTGAATTAATTTGATTTTCCATTTTTGCTGTGA of Heptranchias perlo isolate sHepPer1 chromosome 16, sHepPer1.hap1, whole genome shotgun sequence contains these proteins:
- the ranbp10 gene encoding ran-binding protein 10 isoform X2 — its product is MREWRAKIHGTIERFPIGDRLGEWQTMLQNMVSSYLVHHGYCATATAFARATGQTIQEEQSSIKNRQRIQKLVLAGRVGEAIEATQQLYPGLLERNPNLLFMLKCRQFVEMVNGTDSEVRCFSARSPKSQDSYPGSPNMSPRHGANNSHLNNAGADSPNCSNGVVSSKSKPVHNKYPAISSSSSSSSSSSSPSSVNYSESNSTDSSKSQQHSSTSNQETSDSEMEMEPEHYTNGVLENSSTRIMNGNYKHEEILQTDESSMEDSCPQRQLCGGNQAATERMIQFGRELQALSEQLCREYGKNATHKKMLQDAFSLLAYSDPWSCPVGQQLDPIQREPICAALNSAILESQNLPKQPPLMLALGQASECLRLMAHAGIGSCSFARVDDYLH